The Nitrospira sp. genome segment GCCGGCCCCGGAAAAGCCGCTATGTTGGACTTTGTCGATATTGAACTGAAGCCAGGCCTCCGGTTCCAAACGGATAGGGTTGCGTAGCGTATTCCAGGCATCTTCCACGCGAGATTTGACCGTCAGCGCATTGAGGCGGGTGACCGCGCGGTTGAGTCCTCCGCGGGCGACGTCTGCGAGCCTCTGTTTTACTTCCTGAGTCACATCGAGATCGCCGACTCGTATGTGGCATGGATCACTGGTGTTCACGGCCACGCTGGCGACCGATGCGGCCAGACCATATGTCGGAGTCAGCTCGGTCGCGATACTCCCGTGCACGGTGCCCCTTCGTGGCCATTCACTGCCTTCGCCGCAGTGAAGCGAATTGGCTCCAATTTTATATCGAAGGGCGGTACCGACGAAGATATGGGAACTGGAAAGTTCGATCCCTTTCCACCAATCACGGAGAGCCAGGCTCGACGGTGAGCCGTTGGCTTGGTGGGCACCGGAAGGCGCCATTGTAAAATCATCTCGCTCCGCATAGTATTTGTAGTCAGTACCTTTGGGGTGTTTGATGAGGCTTCCCCAATGGTCGAATTTCTTCGGGATCATGCTGTCATCGTTGATCGCAGTGAGAAACGACGACAGATCAACATGGACAGGAACGCTGATGCTCGATTCTTGGGCTAGCGAAGGTGGATTCGGTGTTGCCGGTAATAGCTTCGGTGCTGGTGGGCGAACGATAGGGGTATTCAGTGCGGTGCAGCTTGCCAAGGACAGCAACAAGGATAAGGCTACGAGAGAAGTGCTTATCAATTTGGGAAACATCTGCTTTCCCCCTTTAGCTAGTCACAGGTCGTGAGGTTCGTGGATTCAAACTGTCTTAAGTCTATGGAAAGTGATCTCCGGTGATTAGGAAACGGGAGCAGGATACCAGAAACGCACGAGCGTTTGTCAGGCCCCGTTGATGGAGTCGATGCAGGTCTCGTCGTAGGTTGAATGGGGATCCAGAAAGTACTTCGTCAACCTTTCTTTTTTAGTCGTACCCATACAGCCAGTGGGTCGTCGAAGGGGACACATTCTTGACGGAATGACGGACTCCTTTCGGAATAAACACTTCATCGCCCGGCTCGGCGATGATCTCTTTCCCGCCGATCGTCAGCCTGAGCTTCCCGACCATGACGGTCACGAGCTCATTCGTCGCATGGACGAAATTATTCCACTCACGGTCTGGCGGGTCAGTGAACATATCGCAGGAGTAGCCGCGCTGGTTCCAGTCGCGAGCGACCTGGTGGCGGTCGAGCGGCACAGGGAATTTCTGGTGGGTGAGATGGGACATATAGGGAAAAGTTAAGAGATCTGGGTACTTTTCAAGTACGGGTGATTGTAACGTGATGAGTGTGGAACGAGAAGGGCAACTCTATGCCCATCGATATTCATGAATTGAGTGCTCAAAGAATGTGTATTCCCGGAGCAGGGTCAACGGTACACTTCTTTCCGATCGCTGATCTTTAAGACGAGCACGATGAGTTCTTTACCCTGAATCGTATAGATGATCCGGTAGCTGCCTTCATGGATACAGTAGAGGTCATTCGCTCCGGTGAGCGCTTTGAGTTGGCGTTCCACAGGTGGAGCGAGAAGAACGGAGTAGGCCATGGTAGGTTAGAGGCCAAGATCTTTCAGAATCGCATCGAGCGGCTTTGCCCCTTTCTTTTTGGTTTCAGCAAGCGCGGCTCGGGCATCAGCAAGATCGATCCGATCTCCTAATTCCTCCAAGAGGCGCAAATCATCGATCGGGACGACCACGGCAATTTCCTTCCCGCGCCGACGGACCATCACACGTTCCTTTCCGTATACCGGACGAATGAGTGCTGAGTAAGTTCTTTACAAAGGAGATGACCTTTTGGCCATCATCGAGTAATCCCGCAAACTCCAACTCGAATTGGTTGTCTCCCACGCAGGAGTGGTTTGAATCCAAAAACAACTAAAGACTCAAATCAACTTGCAGGAAAAAGCTTTCCACTGTATCAATCCTCCATGAAGTGCATTACCCGCTTGCTTTCGCGAGAGCTGGAGTTGACTACCACAACATAAATCGTGTGGCTCGTAGGTCGGACAGACGGTTAATGATGGTGTGCCAGGATGTCGCAGTAGATGTCGTCCGGATCGCAGCACTCGGTTTCCAGTTGGATGGTCATGTGCTTGATGTCGAAGCTCATTGTGATGCAGCTCTGGATTAACTGCAGCAACTCAAGCCTTATGTCTGTGTATTTCGCAGGTAGGTGTTCAATGCTTGCAGCAGCGGGAGATACGCGGGAAGACGGCGATACACTTCCTTTGCGAGTGTTTCGTCATAGGTATGGGCGGTACGGTTCCGATCTTCTAGCATGGCCAGCCATCCCGTCTCGTCATTGATCCAGTTGTTCTTGTAAGCCAACTTGAGGCAGCCTTTCGGAGATTGGCAGTCGAGCCCTTCCGCCCCGTGCCCGTTCTTGAATCACCTTCCAGGCCAGCTCAAAGCAAAACTCAAACCGTTGGATGGCGGCGTCGCGGTTGAGATCAGTGACAGGAGCGCTGAGTGCTTCGCTGAGACGCATGATGGCTGGGCGAAGCTATTGAGCCGTATGGTCATAAGCGGATTCCATGACGAAGAATCTCTTGTTTGAATCGTTCGCTGACGGTGTGGAGATCAACGACGTCGATTTCGTGCAGCGTCGTCAGATCTTCGATCTCGTCACGGAGTGCGGCGAGTCGCTCTGGGGGAAATGCCGTTTGCCCTGAGATGGCGATATCAATGTCCGCGTGGGGGTTCGTTGTACCTCTGGGCCATGATCCAAACCAGATAACGGTTACATCAGCGCCCAGCATGTTTCGGGCAAGCGCAGCAACGTCATTCGCAATTTGCTGAGGTCGAGCCATAAACGATTGGGAATACATGCGCTCAGTGTATCGATTCTGGCCATGATGTCAACTGAGTTGGATCGGGGGCGGGTAAGCCCAGGGAGTCACATCAGAAAGAAATCAGACCTGTTAGTGATGGTACGCGAAGGTCTGGGTTTCATGGTGGCGCTCAGTCAGTTTCCTGAGATCATAATGGATGTCGTTGGGATCGCAGTAGTAACTTTCGTTGTAGTTACCTTTGGTGGTCGAGAAACTTCAGGATAGCGCCCTCAAGGCTAAAGCCAGGTATGGATTTTGGCCATTCATGACCACCTGTCTCTGAGACCACGACGGTTAATTCCGCTCCACTGGTGCACGTGTGATCCCGCTTGATCACACCATCGGCCACTCTCTGCTCATTGGGGTTGTCGCAGTCCAACAGCTGTGCCATGCGAGCTTCTGCTTCAAGAAAGGGAAGGGGTGGGGCATCCCAGGCTCGCTTCTGTTTGGGTGCGAACGAGGCGTTGAAGGCAACATTGTTGTCGTCATGGGTATGGGTCAGAAAGGCTGAGGTGCCTTGCGGTATGGCTGGTTGGTCGGCGAACATCGCCGACGAGATCACCACGATGCCCCGTACCTTTGTGTGGAGCGTAGCTAGCCATCGATAAGTGACCATGCCGCCGTTGGAGTGGCCCATCAGGAAGATACGAGACCGGTCCACTGGTGTATGAGCAGCAATGGCAGCTATGGCTTGGTCAATATAGTTCCCTTCATCGATCTTGGTGGTCATGGCATGAGCACAGCAATGCCCTCCGTTCCAGGTACGAAAATTCCTCCCATCGCGATGGGAGGAGCCGTTCATGAACGCGACGGCATAGCCTCGGGTGAGCAATAGGTCGGCAAAGGCGCTGCTTCGTCGAGCCATAAACTGGGCGCTTCCCCCACCCCCATGAAAGATCAGCACCAATGGTTTCGGTGTGTCCGTGGGTTGTGCGTGCAAGATGAAGTCACGCTCAACACCGCCGGACGTGACCGTGAGGACGATGCTGGAAGGCAAACGGCCTGCCGCTGATACCTCCGCGATGCTAGTTGTAAGAGCGAGGAGGCTGATGAGGGCAAGAACTCTTCGCATCATGGCCTGCGTTATCCTTCCATACAGCTAGGACCCGAGAGTCGGAAAATTCAGTGGTGATGCGCGAAGGTGTGGGCTTCGTGGTGGTGCTCGGTCAGTTTCCTGAGATCGCAATGGATGTCGTCGGGATCGCAGCATTCGGTTTCAAGTTGGATCGTCATGTGTTTGATGCCGAAATCTGTCGTGATACGGTGTTGAATCAGCTGCAGCAACTCCGGCGGGGTGCAATGCTGTTCGATCATGACGTGGCTGGTGAGCATGATGAGGCGAGGCTCGACCGCCCAGATGTGTAGGTCATGCACGTTCTTGACGCCGGGGATCGCTTCCATGGTGGCAGCCACGTGAGACGCGCTGATGCCTGGCGGGGTCGATTCCAGCAGCACCTCCATCGATTCCTTGAAAATCGGCCAGGCTCCCCGGAGGATCGCGCCGACGACCAGCAAGCTCACGAGCGGATCGAGAACGGTCCATCCCGTCAGGAGAATCGCGCCGCCGCTGATGATCACGCCGAGCGAGACCCACGCATCTCCCAACATGTGCCAGAACGCACTGCGAATATTGAGGTCGTCTTTCGCTCCCTGTTGGAGCAACAGGGCAATGGCGAGGTTGGCGACGAAACTGACCGCCGCGATCACCATAACCCATCCACCGTCGACGGGAACCGGTTGCAGGAGTCGCTTGAGGCAGACGATCGCGATACCGAACGCGGTCAATAAAAGGATGAAACTGTTCAGAAAGGCGGCAATGATGCCGGCTCGGTGGTATCCGAATGTTCGGCTTTCTGATGCGGGTCGTGCCGTGAGGAGATGCGCATAGAGGGCGAGAAAGAGTGATCCTTGATCGACGAGGTTGTGGCCGGCATCGCCCATGAGGCCGATGCTATTCAGCAGCCAGCCACCGATGAATTCCGCTGCAATAATCACGGCGTTGATGGCTAAGGCCAGTTGGAGTCGTGATCGGAGATGGGAGTAAGAGGCAAGTCCCGTCATATGGAACAGTGTCGCATGGGCGACGTAATGCGGCAAGACATGCCAGCGGATTTCTCGGGATTTCTTTTTCAGCAGTCGACTAACGAACTGACTGGGAAGGAAGACGTTCGCTCAGGACCGGATAGTTGACTTGATCCATCCCGGTGTTGCCGGTTGCGAGATCGGTCGCAATCACTCGCAGAATGATTCCATTGGGAACTTCATGCAATGACGGGACGAAGAACGGGGCTTCAAAGGTACGGCTGCCTTCGTCATAGAACATTTGTAGTCGCTCGACGACTCGATCATCAATCAAGACTTCCCCATAGATCCGAATCTTCCGCGAGTCCCAGTCCCCGTGGGGACGAACCAAGGAACCCGATAGCGTTTTGACTGAGGCATGGAGCTTCACATCATCTCGCGCGATCAAGGCCTCATGTGGCTTGGGTCGTTCGATCTGGACCAGGTACCCATAGAGGTGCAGTATGATGCCGTCCTGTATCAGATCCTGTCCGGGGATCAGAAGGAGAGTTGTTCTTGTCTTCTGGATTGTAGCGGGGTAGGCCAATGGTCCTTCGGCGGAGATGTCTACCACCGTCGGTTTTTGAAGGTACAAGGTGGTCGTGAACGCAGCGGAAGGACGCGTGCTATAGATCGGCTCTTCCATCATGCGGGGCGTGCGCATGATTTGATTCTGATCGCCGGCTTCGCCCTGTTGTATGCCGGTTGCCAGAATCTGGCCGGTGGTTACATCGGTGATCGTGATTCGAGCGCCACCAACTTCACGACCTAACACCATGGCTCCTTGTGCGACAACCCGCACCAGCACGGTCGTCGGCTGAGGACCGTTGAGCGGAATATTGGGAGGGGTTTGGCTCTGGGCTGGCGGCGAGAGGCAAACAATCAGGTCGAGCAAGGCGAGCAGTACAATCGGAACGAAGGAAGATCTCGTCATTTTACCTTCGTGCCAGGATCCACTTCTTCTTGAATGGTGAGCAGTCCTCGCACCTCCGTGTCTCCCGCGGCGAGTACCATGCCTTGGGATTCGATACCCATCAGCTTGGCCGGCTTCAAGTTGGCCACGATGACGATCGTTTTCCCGACAAGTGCGTCCGGTTCGTACTTCTTGCCGATGCCGGCCACGATCTGGCGCTGTTCGTCGCCCAGAGATACTTGCAGCTTGATCAACTTCTCCGATTTCGGCACCCGCTCAGCTGACAGGACCTTCGCCGTTTTAAGCTGAACTTTCATGAATTCATCGATGGTGATCTGTGGTGAAGCCGGCGGCGCAGGTGTGGCTGTGGGAGCTGGTGCTGCAGCGGTTGGTTGCGAGGGAACAGATGATTCGGTCACCAGTTTGGCTCCTTGTGTTTTCGAATCGATGCGCGGGAAAAGGGCACGGCCTTTTCTGAGGGCTGTGCCTGCTTCTAGCCATCCCCAATTCTTTAGTTCCAGTTCATAATTGAAAGAAGGGTTGGTGCTAGACAAAAAATCAAGTCCTAATTGTATGTGTAACGCTTCTGCTGTCTTAGGAATAAACGGGTAGAGGCTTAAGGCTAGGAGCCGCAGTGTTTCAGCCATGTAATACAGCACTGTGTGGAAACGTGGAGTATCGGCTTGGTTTTTGGCGAGTTTCCAAGGGGCGGTCTTGTCGACATACTGGTTGGCTAATTGTACGACGCGCCAAATAGCCTCTAGTGCCCGATTGAACTCCAATCGAGGGATGGCCTGGGTGATTTGTTTAGTGAGTAATTCGATACAGGCTTGACATAGCTCTGATTCAAGCTCGCCCTCCGCTGAGGAAACTCGCGAAGGGATAAGGCCTCCGGCGTTTTTTTCAATTAATGTCAAAGTTCTGCTTAGAAGATTTCCAAGGCCGTTGGCAAGATCGCCATTAATTCGACTAATCAGGGCCTCACGGGAAAAATCGCCATCGTGTCCAAACGGAACTTCACGCAGTAGAAAGTAGCGGAAGGCATCCACTCCAAATTCATCGATCATCTTATAGGGATCAACGATATTGCCGCGGCTCTTTGACATTTTTTCACCGTTGACCGTCCACCAGCCATGGGCAAAGATGGTCTCGGGCAATGGTAGGTCCAGCGCCATCAGCATCGTGGACCAATAGACGGCGTGCGTGGTTAGGATGTCCTTTCCGACGAGATGCACGTTTGCTGGCCAGAATCGGTTGCTTGCTGGGTTTCCTCTTGGGAGGTATTCCAAGGCGGAGATGTAATTCACCAGCGCATCGAACCAAACATAGGTGACGTAGTTCGAGTCGAAGGGGAGTTCAATGCCCCAGGAAAGCCGCGATTTAGGGCGAGAGATTGAGAGATCGCCAAGCTTCTGAGTTTGGAGAAATCCGAGCACTTCATTGCGGCGTGATTCCGGGCGAACGAAGTCTGGATGGGCATTGATGTGCTCAATCAAGCGGTCCTGGTACTGTCCCATCCGGAAGAAGTAGTTATGCTCGCTGAGCTTCTCGACAGGACGTTTGCAGTCTGGACACAGGCCGTCTGCCACATCCTTTTCCGTCCAGAAGCGCTCATCAAACGTGCAATACCAGCCTGAGTAGTCGGCTTTATAAATCAGTTGCTTGTCGAATAGTTCTTGAAGGTATCGTTGGACGACGTTCTTATGCTGAGCGTCGGTCGTTCTGATAAACGCGTCGTTGGAGATGTTCAGCTTCTTCCAGAGGTTCTCAAATTGCGGTGCCAATTTGTCGCAGTGTACTTGCGGATCGATGCCGGCTTTGGCAGCAGCCTGTTGCACTTTCTGCCCATGCTCATCGAGTCCGGTGAGAAAGAATACCTCGCGTCCGCGTAGTCGCCAGTAGCGTGCCAGGACGTCAGCTGCAACGGTGGTGTAGGCATGTCCGATATGCGGAACATCATTGACGTAGTAAATCGGAGTAGTGATGTAAAACGTGTTGTGGACCGACATAACCACGGCAAGATATCAGGTTGGCAGGGTGTTTGACTAGGCCGAGGCTCCGGCTGGCACAAGCCCGAGCGCTTCGCGCAGGCGAAGAAACGTGGTCTCCAACGCCATTTGGACGTTTAAGTGTCGTGTGGCTTGCTGTGCGTGCTTTTCAATATCGGTCAAGAGAGTCAGGAGGAGATCAATGTTTGCTCGGTCGGCGAATCGCTCCAAGTGGGGGAGTTGATCGAGGTGAAGGATGTGGTCTCGATCTCCATGAACAAGGACAAGCACCAGATCTCGAATCCATCGCGTCAGCCAGAGTAAGGTCTCCGCTGCCCGGTCTGACTTGGCCAAGGCTTCCGATGCAGACAGGATGGCTGTGCTGGAGGTCAATGATTCAGGTTTCACCAACGCCAGGCATTCTTGTTGCCGTGCGCGAACCTCTGCCACGTTTGTGGTGAGCGCCTCTCCAATACGGCCGTCGGTGAGCAGTGCCAGGAGTCGAGCGTCGTCGGGCGGCAGTTCCCGCTTAAGAATCAGTGCGGCTTCAACCTGCGTCCGGGCCGGCGAGGCAAACCGAAGCGCTTGGCAGCGTGACCGAATCGTGATGGGGAGTGCGTGGAGCCGGCTGGTGACCAGGAGAAAGAGACTATGACCTGGAGGTTCCTCCAATGTTTTGAGCAGGGCGTTGGCTGCGCCGATGGTCATTCGATCCGCATCGTCAATCAGGCAGATCTTTTGCTCGCCGATGAGGGGCCGATAGACGAACTGCTGCTCGAGTTCTCGGATTTGCTCGATCTTGATTTGCGGTGTGGCCGCTTCCGCATCGGGTTCGATGACGAAATAATCGGGATGCGTCTGCGCTGCAACCTGCAAGCAAGAACGGCATCGGCCACAACTGTCTGGGGTCTCGGTGAGAATCGGGCGATCACAATTCAAAACCTGCGCCAGCCTCACGGCAGTCATGCGCTTGCCAATGTGGGCGTCACCGTGAAAGAGGTAGGCATGGGCTAACCTCTTATTGGAGAGACTGGCCTGGAGGAGGGAGATGGATTGTTCGTGGCCGGTGATATCTGTAAACGGCATAGGCTATCGTTGCCGCGGCTGTCGGCGGCGGGCGTTGAGCCAGCGTGTAATGACGGTCGTCACGTTCTGTTGGACGGACTCTAGAGGAAGAGAGGCATCGAGTACAACCATACGCCGAGGTTCCTGTTTGGCTAAGGTCTGAAACCCGGCTCGTACTTTTTCGTGAAATTGTGTCGCTTCTCGATCAAGGCGATTCTGGGAGGAGCGTTGGCCACGTCGTCGCGACAGTCCGATGCGGACAGGCACGTCGAAGAGCAGAGTGAGATGCGGAACAAGTTTCCCGGTTGCCCACTTGTTCATGGTGCGCAAGGTCCGAAGGTCCAATCCCCGACCATAGCCTTGATAGGCCATGGTCGAGTCCGAGAAACGGTCACAGACGACGATCATTCCCTGTTGGAGTGCAGGTTTGATCACATGATCGACATGTTGGCGTCTGGCCGCAAGGATGAGCCACGCCTCTGTTTCCGGGGCGATGGTTTCCGCGGAATGATCGAGGAGGAGACTACGTAATCGCTCGGCGAGAAGCGTCCCTCCCGGCTCTCGGGTATGGAGGACGTGCCGGCCTTGAGCGATGAGCCACTCACAGAGCCTGCGGGCCTGTGTTGTTTTTCCGCTTCCTTCACCGCCTTCCAGGGTGATGAAAATACCGGATGGTTTTTGTGTGGCAGGACTCATCGATTCTTTTCTTCGCACGCGATTTTGAAAACGGATCCTAAGTCAGGATGCGGAGAATAGCAAGGTGGGAGCTATTCAGGGATCCTTCTCGTTTGTGTGCATAACTCATTGAAATTAACAAGAAAACGCTTGCGACGTTTGTTCAGTACTCTGTAAGATGAATCACGGATTATCCTCCCATTGAGGATGGGCTGACCTTCTATGCTTAAGACTGCCTTGAGACGATATTTTCTGACCGGACTCCTGCTTGTCATCCCCATTTGGGGCACGATTCTCGTGCTGAAAACCCTGTTCGTGGCACTGGACGGTATCTTGGGCGACGCGATGGCTGAGCTGGTACCCGATCACTATATTCCCGGGCTTGGGATCGTGACGTTGGTGCTGCTGATCTTCTTGGTTGGGTTGTTTGCGGCCAACTTCATCGGACGGCAGATCGTCAGTCACTGGGAGGATTGGCTCAATCGGTTACCCCTTGTCCGTGGAATTTATTCGACCTTGAAATCGATGATGGATATTCTCTCTTTTTCGGAGCGCGGGTCGTATCGACGTGTGGTCTTGATCCAGTTTCCCAAGAATGGTCATTATTGTTTCGCCTTCGTGACGGGCATGACGAAAGGTGAGTCGACTGCTTTGGGAGAAGATACCCTGATCCATGTCTATGTCCCGACTTCCCCCAACCCCACGTCGGGCTATTTTCTGCTCGTGCCTGAACGGGAGGTCACGTCGGTTGATATCAGTATCGAAGAGGCGATGAAGTTGATTGTATCGGGGGGGTTGTATACGCCGTCCGGCACGATGGCTTCGGCCTTGGCGGAGGCGAAGTGGAGTCGGATTAAACAGCCGGATGCTGGCGTGCCGATCGGATAAACCAAGTTTCTCTATGGTTCCTTTGAGAAACGCTCATCTTCAGGAGTAGTCAGCGCAATGACGTCAATGACTGATCAACAGGCAAAGGATTCACCTATTTCAGGCCTTGGAGTGATCGTGATGGCGGCTGGGTTGGGCAAGCGGATGAAGTCCAACCACGTCAAGGTGTTGCATCAGGTCGCGGGGCAGCCGATGGTGTTGTACGCAGTCGACATAGCGCTTCGAGTGGGAGATCACCGCATTGCGGTCGTCGTTGGCCATCAAGCGGAGAAGGTTCGGCAGGTCATTGAAGCGGGGATCCGTGGCAAACCGGGAGCGCAGGCGGTGAGTATCGTCGAGCAGGTGCAACAGCTTGGCACCGGCCATGCCGTCATGCAAAGCCGTTCCGTATTTTCTCATGATGGTGAGGCGGATCCGACACACTATCTGATTCTGAACGGGGATACGCCCTTGCTGCAGGAATCCACCGTGTGTGAGCTCTTGACCGCTCATCAGCGAGAAGGGGCAACCGTCACCATTCTGACGGCGATCCTGGATGATCCCAGTGGTTATGGGCGGGTGATCCGTCGTGAAGCGAGTCAGGGGGATCAGGCGCATTCGTCATCGGAGGTGTTGAAGATCATCGAAGATCGCGACGCCACTCCGGCAGAGCGTACCTGCAGGGAAATCAACGTGGGGACATATGTGGTGTCTGGAACGTTTCTTTTTGAGGCGCTCGATAAGCTGGAACCAGACAATGCGCAAGGTGAATACTACCTGACGGATATCGTGCGAATGGCGGTTGCGCAAGGACAGCGCGTGGCTGCCGTGATTCTTCAGCGGCCTGATGAGGGGTTAGGGGTCAACACCAGGCAGCAGCTGGCGGCGGCAGAACAAGTCGTCCGGCAGCAGATTCGTGAACGCTGGCTTGATGCCGGCGTGACGATGCGAGATCCAGGCTCAGTGTGGATCGATGCAGGGGTCACGATCGGCAAGGATACGGTTCTTTATCCCCATGTCGTGCTTGAAGGGAACACGGTGATTGGTGAGGAGACCACGATCCGTTCAGGGGTTCGGATCACCGATTGCGTGATCGGCAATCAGGTTGAGGTGTTAGACTCTTGCGTCCTCAGTCAGTCACGTATTGATGATGATGCACATGTGGGACCGTTCGTCCATCTTCGTCCTGGTGTCGTAGTGAGGCGACGAGCGAAGGTCGGAAATTTTGTCGAAATGAAGAAGACTGAGCTGGGCGAAGGGTCCAAAGCCAATCATCTCAGTTATTTGGGGGATGCCACGATTGCAGAAGGAGTGAATATTGGTGCCGGTACGATCACGTGTAACTATGACGGTGTGAAAAAGCATCACACGGTGATCGGGAAGAATGTGTTTCTAGGGAGCGATACCCAGCTTGTTGCGCCGGTGACGATCGGAGCGGGAGCAGTGATTGCCGCAGGGACGACCGTGACGCAGAATGTGCCGGCTGATTCATTAGCGATTGCCCGGGTTCCCCAGGCCAATCGGATTGGATGGGTGGCCAAACGACGCGCCTTGGTGGCAAGAGCTGCACCCAAGGTAATTTCAGTTAAGGCTCCTGGTAAGCGTGCGACGGTAGAACGACTGAAGACTTCGGCACAATCGAAGAAAAAGCCTGGACGGTCGTCAAAGGGCTGATCGCGGACCGATAACGTCGCGTAGTTGTCTGCCAACCATCAAGATGGGGTATTGCCATGTGTGGAATTATTGGATATGTCGGCAACCAGGAAGCGGTGCCGATTCTTATTGGAGGATTGTCCAAGTTGGAGTATCGCGGCTACGATTCATCGGGTGTGGCCGTTTTGCAGGGAGAGAAAATTGCCGTCAAGCGGAGTGTGGGCAAACTGGTGAATCTTCAGAATGCTCTCAACACCAATGGGCTCACGGGAACGGTGGGAATCGGCCATACTCGATGGGCGACGCATGGCAAGCCTTCGGAACAGAATGCCCATCCGCACCGATCCAAAGGGTGCGTGTTGGTGCACAACGGAATTATCGAAAATTATCAGCAGCTGAAACAGCAGCTCGAGAAGGACGGCTATAAGTTTGTATCGGAAACCGATACGGAGGTCGTCGCGCATTTGATTGATAAGTATCTTCAAAAAGGAAACAAGCTGGCTGATGCTGTGCGCTTGGCGACAAAGGACGTGAAAGGGAGTTATGCGTTGGCTGTGATGTCGGAGCGGGAACCGGGGACGTTGATTGCTGCGCGGTCAGGCTGTCCGCTGGTCGTCGGTCGGACAGCACATGCATCCTATATTGCCTCCGATGTCATGGCTATGCTGGCGCATACGCGGGAAGTGACCTATCTCGAAGAAGGGGATGTGGCTGTCGTCACTCAAGACGATGTGCAACTGACCGATTCCGATGGTCAGGCCGTGTCGCGAAAGGCGTCGAAGATCACATGGGATGCCTCAGCCGCGGAGAAGAGTGGTTACCCGCACTTTATGCTGAAAGAGATTCATGAACAGCCGCAGACCATTCTGGATACCATGCGAGGGCGGTATTCCTATGAGACGGGAGAGGCGGATCTCCCTGACATTGGGCTGACACCGAAAGAATTCGCGTCTTTGGAGCGGATCTGGATCGTGGCTTGTGGGACGTCCTGGCATGCCGGTCAGGTCGGAAAGTATCTCTTTGAGGAAATGGTTCGGACACCGGTTCAAGTAGATATTGGCAGCGAGTTTCGCTATCGTGATCCGCTTGTCGGCAAGAAGGATTTGTTTATTACGATCTCCCAATCCGGTGAGACGGCGGATACGCTTGCCGCAGCACGAGAGGCCAAGGCCAAGGGAGCGCGTGTCGTTTCCATTGTGAACGTGATCGGCAGCACGTTGGC includes the following:
- a CDS encoding nucleotidyltransferase domain-containing protein, with translation MARPQQIANDVAALARNMLGADVTVIWFGSWPRGTTNPHADIDIAISGQTAFPPERLAALRDEIEDLTTLHEIDVVDLHTVSERFKQEILRHGIRL
- the metG gene encoding methionine--tRNA ligase, translating into MSVHNTFYITTPIYYVNDVPHIGHAYTTVAADVLARYWRLRGREVFFLTGLDEHGQKVQQAAAKAGIDPQVHCDKLAPQFENLWKKLNISNDAFIRTTDAQHKNVVQRYLQELFDKQLIYKADYSGWYCTFDERFWTEKDVADGLCPDCKRPVEKLSEHNYFFRMGQYQDRLIEHINAHPDFVRPESRRNEVLGFLQTQKLGDLSISRPKSRLSWGIELPFDSNYVTYVWFDALVNYISALEYLPRGNPASNRFWPANVHLVGKDILTTHAVYWSTMLMALDLPLPETIFAHGWWTVNGEKMSKSRGNIVDPYKMIDEFGVDAFRYFLLREVPFGHDGDFSREALISRINGDLANGLGNLLSRTLTLIEKNAGGLIPSRVSSAEGELESELCQACIELLTKQITQAIPRLEFNRALEAIWRVVQLANQYVDKTAPWKLAKNQADTPRFHTVLYYMAETLRLLALSLYPFIPKTAEALHIQLGLDFLSSTNPSFNYELELKNWGWLEAGTALRKGRALFPRIDSKTQGAKLVTESSVPSQPTAAAPAPTATPAPPASPQITIDEFMKVQLKTAKVLSAERVPKSEKLIKLQVSLGDEQRQIVAGIGKKYEPDALVGKTIVIVANLKPAKLMGIESQGMVLAAGDTEVRGLLTIQEEVDPGTKVK
- a CDS encoding nucleotidyltransferase substrate binding protein codes for the protein MAYKNNWINDETGWLAMLEDRNRTAHTYDETLAKEVYRRLPAYLPLLQALNTYLRNTQT
- a CDS encoding cation transporter, which codes for MPHYVAHATLFHMTGLASYSHLRSRLQLALAINAVIIAAEFIGGWLLNSIGLMGDAGHNLVDQGSLFLALYAHLLTARPASESRTFGYHRAGIIAAFLNSFILLLTAFGIAIVCLKRLLQPVPVDGGWVMVIAAVSFVANLAIALLLQQGAKDDLNIRSAFWHMLGDAWVSLGVIISGGAILLTGWTVLDPLVSLLVVGAILRGAWPIFKESMEVLLESTPPGISASHVAATMEAIPGVKNVHDLHIWAVEPRLIMLTSHVMIEQHCTPPELLQLIQHRITTDFGIKHMTIQLETECCDPDDIHCDLRKLTEHHHEAHTFAHHH
- a CDS encoding alpha/beta fold hydrolase yields the protein MMRRVLALISLLALTTSIAEVSAAGRLPSSIVLTVTSGGVERDFILHAQPTDTPKPLVLIFHGGGGSAQFMARRSSAFADLLLTRGYAVAFMNGSSHRDGRNFRTWNGGHCCAHAMTTKIDEGNYIDQAIAAIAAHTPVDRSRIFLMGHSNGGMVTYRWLATLHTKVRGIVVISSAMFADQPAIPQGTSAFLTHTHDDNNVAFNASFAPKQKRAWDAPPLPFLEAEARMAQLLDCDNPNEQRVADGVIKRDHTCTSGAELTVVVSETGGHEWPKSIPGFSLEGAILKFLDHQR
- a CDS encoding type II toxin-antitoxin system RelE/ParE family toxin, which translates into the protein MAYSVLLAPPVERQLKALTGANDLYCIHEGSYRIIYTIQGKELIVLVLKISDRKEVYR
- a CDS encoding cupin domain-containing protein; translation: MSHLTHQKFPVPLDRHQVARDWNQRGYSCDMFTDPPDREWNNFVHATNELVTVMVGKLRLTIGGKEIIAEPGDEVFIPKGVRHSVKNVSPSTTHWLYGYD
- a CDS encoding DUF4403 family protein, with protein sequence MFPKLISTSLVALSLLLSLASCTALNTPIVRPPAPKLLPATPNPPSLAQESSISVPVHVDLSSFLTAINDDSMIPKKFDHWGSLIKHPKGTDYKYYAERDDFTMAPSGAHQANGSPSSLALRDWWKGIELSSSHIFVGTALRYKIGANSLHCGEGSEWPRRGTVHGSIATELTPTYGLAASVASVAVNTSDPCHIRVGDLDVTQEVKQRLADVARGGLNRAVTRLNALTVKSRVEDAWNTLRNPIRLEPEAWLQFNIDKVQHSGFSGAGPIVSDAIHVTAKPVIVFGQEPPAEVAALPPLDTPPTSTGFYGAADAQLYGTLPTTLANRLTPTGFHVVTDIPLDYASLSKVLANRLNGKRVVKKEHFILITTAAIFGNGGNQVVMRVDFSGDAVGHVYFVGKPEINLLTQTVSIGGLRYDPETEALLQKTVTWLDLSTFRDLIASESILGVTTATDRVRGLLATTLNRALSPSVSMHGTVGSVQGIGVFADVNALHIRTMSDGTLSLTVTDKP
- a CDS encoding nucleotidyltransferase substrate binding protein → MRLSEALSAPVTDLNRDAAIQRFEFCFELAWKVIQERARGGRARLPISERLPQVGLQEQLDQ